A section of the Macadamia integrifolia cultivar HAES 741 chromosome 9, SCU_Mint_v3, whole genome shotgun sequence genome encodes:
- the LOC122088122 gene encoding 40S ribosomal protein S7-like — MYTFRRKIQKDKDAEPSEFEESVAQALFDLETSSTELKSDLKDLYINSAVQMDISGNRKAIVVHVPYRLRKAFRKIHVKLVRELEKKFSGKEVIVIATRRILRPPKKGSAVQRPRSRTLTAVHDAMLEDVVYPGEIIGKRVRYRIDGSKIIKIYLDSKERNNTEYKLETFAGVYRKLSGKDVVFEYPVTTEA; from the exons ATGTACACATTCAGAAGGAAAATCCAGAAAGACAAGGATGCTGAGCCTTCGGAATTTGAGGAGTCAGTTGCTCAG GCACTCTTTGATTTGGAGACTTCCAGCACGGAGCTGAAAAGTGACTTGAAAGATCTTTACATAAATTCAGCAGT TCAGATGGATATTTCTGGGAATCGGAAGGCCATTGTAGTCCATGTTCCCTACAGACTGAGGAAAGCTTTCCGCAAGATTCATGTTAAGCTTGTAAgggagttggagaagaagttCAGCGGGAAG GAGGTGATAGTTATTGCCACTCGAAGGATCTTGAGACCTCCAAAGAAGGGTTCTGCTGTTCAGCGACCTCGCAGCCGCACACTAACTGCTGTGCATGATGCTATGCTTGAGGATGTTGTTTATCCTGGAGAGATTATTGGGAAGCGTGTCAGATACCGTATTGATGGGTCCAAAATAATCAAG ATTTACCTGGACTCGAAGGAGAGGAACAACACCGAGTACAAGCTTGAGACATTTGCAGGAGTTTACCGGAAGCTTTCAGGGAAAGATGTTGTGTTTGAGTACCCAGTTACCACCGAGGCATAA